The following is a genomic window from Bacteroidia bacterium.
GGCTTCCGGTCGCTTAAAGTACAGCCGCTCTGCCACAGGATTGCCGCTGTTGTCAAACAGGGTGATATGATTGATCCCATCTTCCAACTGACTTACGGGAAACACAAATTCTGCTTGCTGGCTAATGATTTTTCTATTTTCCCTGAATATCATTTTACCCCGGCTATGCACCAGACATACAATATCCTGCCCTTCATAATCCGGAGTGTTACTATTCGCTCGCACGGACAACCTGCCATTTCCCGTGTCAGACAATTTTAGCGCATAACCTTTCCCGGCAGCTGGGGGAAGAGTTTGTTTCGCTATCAGCTTTCCGTTCAAATCGTAGATCTGCGCGAAGTATGTATTACTGCTTACAGGGGTAAAGTAAAAATGTCCGATGCCAAACTTAAGCGGCTGGAATGTGGCCAGGGTATCATTTACCGCATTTACCACGATACCCCGGAAATCTATTCCTTGCCCATCTTCATTCACCACCCGAAAACCTGTCTTGCTCTCAATCGATGATACAAATTGGCCGCCTTCGGGAAAAAACTGTATATCATAATGTTCCGCCGCCGGCGTGGTCACAGAAGCAGGTTCGAAAGGATTGAAAATGGCAATGGTTTTTTGAAAAAAAAATGCTTCGTCAAAGTTCCGCATCCAGCGGGTATAGGCTCTGACGACATATTTTCCTGAATGAAGATCTGCCGGCAGGAAAAATGAACCATTGCTACCCTCCACTGCTGAGATTCTGGTTTGCAAATACACCTTATCACTCACCAGTTCTACGTAAATCACTTTGCTCAAATCTGATGGACGGTGGTCGGCAGCGTTTACGAGGTAAGCTTTAAAATACAGATCTTCGCCCGTGAGATAAAATGACTTATCGGTATGCAGAAACACCTTTTCCTGATACACGGACGGAATGATCTGCGCCGTCGCAACCTGCATCAACAAAAAAAATAACAGCATCCATATAAAAATAAATTTCTGCATATACGTGTACTTTATTCCCAGTAGTCGGGCTTGACGGTGAATCCACGATTATCCAGGGAGCAATCAATACATTCTATCGGGCCGGTAGTGATTCCGATAATTCCGCCAGACATATTGTACACAATCTTGATGAGAGGGTAGGAAGAAGGATCTGCATAATAATCAGTTATATCCACAAACACTTCATCGAGATCGAGGCAGGTACTCGGAACGTTGCGTGCCCGGTCAAGATGAGGCAACTCGGACTGCGAGATAAATATCCTTTTTACAGAAGAAGCGCCTATGCTGAAGTAACCAAACACCGGAGAATCCGGATGGGTAAGTGACCGGATATTCCCCCCGATATTGGAAGGCTGAGCGTCGAAAATGGAACCCACATTTTCATTGCTCTGTTTGACTACCTCCCAATACGCATATTCAGCCGCAGTAAGGGCATATTGTTTAACCAGAATGCTGTATTTAAACTGATGTTTCCACGAATCAGGTGATAAAGTCTGTATTTTTTTATGGGTTACGACATCTTCGGACAAACCGGAAGTATTGCTAAGCAGGATGGATTTGGAAGACTCTTCATTCCAGCAGACGTAAATATTTTGTGTTTCCTGATTTCTTGGGACTACCTCTTTTTTATTTTCATCATAAATTGCAGTACATGCAAAAAATGAATTGTATTCGGCGGTTTCTATAAACGCCCAGCGGTAG
Proteins encoded in this region:
- a CDS encoding DUF4249 domain-containing protein, which translates into the protein MKVGKGIISVFIFFCFSGCLKPFDPEIKGEVEGYLVVEGGVDTRDGKARIVLSQTKSLDVINQRIFETGAEVWVEAENGGQVFFEEKDKGVYQSDVQNYEPGLLYRLNIVTAAKETYQSDYVPFKTGPEIDSLTWAYGDEGVSIFLNTHDSSNKTRYYRWAFIETAEYNSFFACTAIYDENKKEVVPRNQETQNIYVCWNEESSKSILLSNTSGLSEDVVTHKKIQTLSPDSWKHQFKYSILVKQYALTAAEYAYWEVVKQSNENVGSIFDAQPSNIGGNIRSLTHPDSPVFGYFSIGASSVKRIFISQSELPHLDRARNVPSTCLDLDEVFVDITDYYADPSSYPLIKIVYNMSGGIIGITTGPIECIDCSLDNRGFTVKPDYWE